A genomic segment from Triticum dicoccoides isolate Atlit2015 ecotype Zavitan chromosome 1A, WEW_v2.0, whole genome shotgun sequence encodes:
- the LOC119278947 gene encoding squamosa promoter-binding-like protein 9 — protein sequence MDVSDSGGGGAAADAGEPVWDWDNLLDFTIPEDDSLLLPWDDPLGIEGDPTAEAALLPAPPPPQPVEAEPAPPPPSPPVEAGTSRRGVRKRDPRLVCPNYLAGIVPCACPELDEMAAAAEVEEVAAEALAGPRKKPRAASRGSSGAVVKTGGAGGGSGVAGRGGAAEMRCQVPGCEADIRELKGYHKRHRVCLRCAHSSAVMIDGVQKRYCQQCGKFHILLDFDEDKRSCRRKLERHNKRRRRKPDSKGTLEKEIDEQLDLSADGSGSGEIREENIDGASCDMLETVLSNKVLDRETPMGSEDALSSPTCTQLSLQNDRSKSIVTFAASAEACLGAKQENAKLTNSPVHDSKSAYSSSCPTGRISFKLYDWNPAEFPRRLRNQIFEWLSSMPVELEGYIRPGCTILTVFIAMPQHMWDKLSEDTANLVRNLVNAPSSLLLGKGAFFVHANNTIFQVLKDGATLMSTRLEVQAPRIHCVHPTWFEAGKPIELLLCGSSLDQPKFRSLLSFDGEYLKHDCCRLTSRETFGCVKNGASTFDSHHEVFRINITQTKPDTHGPGFVEVENVFGLSNFVPILFCSKQLCFELERIQDALCGSSKYKSANGEFPGITSDPCEHWKLQQTAMSGFLIEIGWLIKKPSPDEFKKLLSKTNVERWICVLEFLIQNNFTNVLEMIVKSSDNIIGSEILSNLESGRLEHHVTAFVGYIRHARIIVDQRAKHNEETQLQTRWCGDSVSDQPSLGTSVPLGKENVTDSDDFCLPSTNAECEEEVSVPLVTNEAVSHRQCRAPEMNARWLNPALVAPFPSGMMRTRLVATVAVAAILCFTACVAVFHPHRVGVLGAPVKRYLFSDCPPWHHSGC from the exons ATGGACGTCTCCGACTCcggcgggggcggcgcggcggccgatGCGGGGGAGCCCGTCTGGGACTGGGacaacctccttgacttcaccatcCCGGAAGACGATTCCCTGCTCCTCCCGTGGGATGACCCCCTCGGGATCGAGGGCGATCCCACTGCCGAGGCGGCGCTGCTCCCCGCCCCGCCTCCGCCGCAGCCAGTGGAGGCGGAGccggcgccaccgccgccgtctcCGCCTGTTGAGGCCGGGACAAGCAGACGCGGCGTCAGGAAGCGCGACCCGCGGCTGGTGTGCCCGAACTACCTCGCGGGGATTGTGCCCTGCGCGTGCCCCGAGTTGGATGAGATGGCGGCCGCCGCGGAGGtcgaggaggttgccgcggaggcgcTTGCCGGCCCGAGGAAGAAGCCCAGGGCTGCCAGCCGGGGTAGCAGCGGGGCTGTAGTCAAaactggtggtgctggtggtggcagTGGAGTGGCTGGCCGCGGGGGAGCAGCAGAAATGAGGTGCCAAGTGCCGGGTTGTGAGGCGGATATACGGGAGCTGAAAGGGTACCACAAGCGGCACCGGGTGTGTCTGCGTTGCGCCCATTCTTCTGCCGTCATGATCGACGGCGTCCAGAAGCGCTACTGCCAGCAGTGCGGCAA ATTCCATATATTATTAGATTTTGATGAAGACAAAAGGAGTTGTAGAAGAAAGCTGGAGAGGCACAACAAAAGAAGACGAAGGAAACCTGATTCAAAAGGCACATTGGAGAAAGAGATAGATGAACAATTGGATTTGTCAGCTGATGGTAGCGGCAGCGGTGAAATAAGAGAAG AGAATATAGATGGCGCTAGCTGTGACATGCTTGAGACTGTTCTTAGCAACAAAGTTTTAGACAGAGAAACACCGATGGGATCTGAAGATGCCCTTAGTTCTCCAACTTGTACACAACTCAGCTTGCAAAATGACCGAAGTAAAAGCATAGTGACTTTTGCAGCTTCTGCTGAAGCCTGCCTTGGTGCAAAACAGGAAAATGCTAAACTTACGAATTCTCCGGTGCATGACAGCAAGAGTGCTTATTCATCCTCA TGCCCCACAGGACGCATTTCGTTCAAGTTGTACGACTGGAATCCCGCAGAGTTTCCTCGGCGTCTACGTAACCAA ATATTTGAGTGGTTGTCTAGCATGCCTGTTGAATTGGAGGGCTACATTCGTCCTGGTTGTACAATTTTAACTGTATTTATTGCAATGCCACAACATATGTGGGACAAG TTATCAGAAGATACAGCAAATCTTGTCAGAAACTTGGTAAATGCTCCGAGCAGTCTTCTATTGGGCAAAGGGGCCTTTTTTGTTCATGCCAATAACACAATATTTCAAGTATTGAAAG ATGGAGCAACATTGATGAGTACCAGATTAGAGGTACAAGCCCCCAGGATCCATTGTGTTCATCCAACATGGTTTGAAGCAGGAAAGCCTATTGAACTACTCCTTTGTGGAAGTTCTCTTGATCAGCCTAAATTCAG ATCACTTCTATCGTTTGATGGAGAGTACTTGAAGCATGATTGTTGCCGTCTAACGTCTCGTGAAACCTTTGGTTGCGTGAAAAATGGTGCTTCTACATTTGATTCTCACCACGAAGTTTTCCGGATAAACATCACTCAAACAAAGCCGGATACTCATGGACCTGGTTTTGTGGAA GTGGAAAACGTGTTTGGGCTATCAAATTTTGTCCCTATCCTTTTCTGTAGCAAACAGTTGTGTTTTGAACTAGAGAGGATACAAGATGCTCTTTGTGGTTCTTCCAAGTACAAGAGTGCAAATGGAGAGTTCCCTGGTATTACTTCTGATCCTTGTGAGCATTGGAAGCTTCAACAAACTGCAATGTCAGGATTCCTGATAGAGATTGGGTGGTTAATAAAGAAGCCTTCTCCAGATGAATTTAAAAAATTACTGAGTAAAACAAATGTTGAGAGATGGATATGTGTGTTGGAGTTCTTGATACAAAACAATTTTACCAATGTTCTTGAAATGATTGTGAAGTCATCGGACAACATCATAGGCTCTGAGATTCTTTCTAACCTGGAAAGTGGGCGGTTGGAACATCATGTCACAGCATTTGTTGGGTATATAAGACATGCTCGAATCATTGTTGATCAGAGAGCTAAACACAACGAAGAAACACAGCTTCAAACAAGGTGGTGTGGTGATAGCGTTTCAGACCAGCCAAGCTTGGGCACTTCTGTGCCACTTGGTAAAGAA AATGTCACTGACAGTGATGATTTCTGTTTGCCCTCAACCAATGCCGAGTGTGAAGAGGAAGTAAGTGTGCCGCTTGTGACTAATGAAGCTGTGTCACACAGGCAGTGCCGCGCCCCTGAGATGAATGCTAGATGGCTTAATCCCGCCTTGGTTGCTCCTTTCCCAAGTGGTATGATGAGAACGCGACTTGTCGCAACTGTGGCAGTGGCTGCTATATTGTGTTTCACGGCCTGTGTTGCCGTGTTCCACCCACATAGAGTAGGGGTGCTTGGAGCTCCAGTAAAGAGGTACTTGTTTAGCGACTGCCCACCATGGCACCATAGTGGATGTTAG
- the LOC119278954 gene encoding lipase-like gives MARFILGLVELGVSAAVHLLFGFYVFSTAVAADISQAAAASGCPLLRRPPPAAGLVDVAAAAAEEEDERRGVVLDGSPPPIVLVHGIFGFGKGRLGGMSYFAGAEKKDDRVLVPDLGSLTSIHDRARELFYYLKGGQVDYGVEHSQVYGHTRFGRIYETGHYPVWDEQNPVHFVGHSAGAQVVRVLHQMLAEKAFPGHDTSEDWVLSLTSLSGALNGTTRTYYDGMLAEDGRSMKSICLLQLCRLGVIVYDWLDIPWLKNYYNFGFDHFEMSWRKVGFSGLVDLLLGNTGPFSSGDWILPDLTIQGSLKINSTLKTFPNTFYFSYATKRTRKLFGITVPSSVLGVHPMLFLRVLQMCMWRHPQNAPLPYKGYRDEDWEDNDGALNTISMTHPRIPIEHPNRFVVDDSDCNPLQPGIWYHKIIEGDHILFIVNRERAGVQFDLLYDGIFERCRKHAFRKSPPTMPNETSQ, from the exons ATGGCGAGGTTCATCCTGGGCCTGGTGGAGCTCGGGGTCAGCGCGGCCGTGCACCTGCTCTTCGGCTTCTACGTCTTCAGCACGGCCGTCGCGGCGGACATCTCGCAGGCCGCCGCCGCGTCCGGGTGCCCGCTGCTGCGCCGCCCGCCCCCGGCCGCGGGGCTcgtcgacgtcgccgccgccgcggccgaggaggaggacgaacgCAGGGGCGTCGTGCTCGACGGCTCGCCGCCGCCCATCGTCCTCGTCCACGGCATATTCGGCTTCGGCAAGGGG AGGCTCGGCGGGATGTCCTACTTCGCCGGCGCCGAGAAGAAGGACGACCGCGTGCTCGTGCCGGATTTGGGGTCGCTCACCAGCATCCATGACAG GGCGCGGGAGCTGTTCTACTACCTCAAGGGGGGACAGGTGGACTACGGCGTGGAGCACAGCCAGGTTTATGGGCACACGCGCTTCGGGAGGATCTATGAAACAG GGCATTATCCTGTGTGGGACGAGCAGAACCCTGTGCACTTTGTGGGGCACTCGGCCGGCGCGCAGGTTGTGAGGGTGCTGCATCAGATGCTCGCTGAGAAG GCTTTCCCTGGGCATGATACTTCTGAAGACTGGGTTCTGAGCCTTACTTCCTTGTCAGGCGCCCTTAATGGAACCACACGGACTTACTATGACGGCATGCT GGCTGAAGATGGGAGATCCATGAAATCAATTTGTCTTCTTCAGCTCTGCAGGCTTGGAGTCATTGTCTATGATTGGCTGGACATTCCTTGGCTGAAGAATTACTACAATTTCGGTTTTGATCACTTTGAAATGTCATGGAGAAAAGTTGGTTTTTCTGGTTTAGTTGATCTCCTGCTAGGGAATACTGGGCCGTTTTCCTCAGGAGACTGGATTCTCCCTGACCTCACAATTCAAGGATCTCTAAAAATTAACTCCACCCTCAAGACCTTTCCCAATACATTCTACTTCAGTTATGCTACAAAGAGAACTCGGAAGCTATTTGGAATTACAGTACCATCAAGCGTCCTTGGAGTTCACCCGATGCTCTTTCTCAGAGTTCTCCAGATGTGTATGTGGCGGCACCCTCAAAACGCGCCTCTACCTTACAAAGGATACAG GGATgaagattgggaagataatgatgggGCTTTGAACACAATCTCCATGACGCACCCTCGCATTCCCATAGAGCATCCTAACCGTTTTGTAGTGGATGATTCTGACTGCAATCCTTTGCAACCTGGGATATG GTATCACAAGATCATTGAGGGTGATCACATTCTTTTCATTGTAAATCGGGAAAGAGCTGGAGTGCAGTTTGATTTGCTGTATGATGGCATTTTCGAGCGCTGCAGAAAGCATGCATTTAGGAAGAGTCCCCCTACCATGCCAAACGAAACAAGTCAATAG